A segment of the Aureimonas sp. SA4125 genome:
GATCTGGAATTTCGGGTCGGGCCTCGGCGCGGAGGCCTCGCTCAAGGATTTCCGCAAGGACATCATCATCGAGGTCTACAACGAGGCCGGACAGCTCGCCCTCGCCTACAAGGTCTTCCGCTGCTGGGTATCGGAATACCAGGCCCTGCCCGATCTCGACGCCAATGCCAATGCTGTCGCGATCCAGACGCTGAAGCTGGAGAACGAGGGCTGGGAGCGTGACACCGCCGTTGTCGAGCCCTCCGAGCCGACCTTCAGCGAGCCTGCGTGAGGGCGTGATGGCGCAGGGCATCCCCTCAGGCGCGAGCGGCCCGGGGTCGACGATCCGGGCGGTCGCTCAACTGTCCCCTGACAGGATCCTCGCGCTACACGATGCCGGTGCCGGTCTCGACGGGACCGAACGCGTGCTTCTCGCTTTGTCGATTCACCAGCCGGGTGGCGAGGCCAACGTCCCCCTCGGGATTCGCGACCGCATCCTGCTCGACATGTACCGCGTCACCTTCGGGTCCGTCATCGACGCCGTGGCGACCTGTTCCGCCTGCGCGTTGCAGATGGACGTTCCCCTCGATGCCGCAACGCTCGTGGTCGAGGCGAAACCCGATGCGTCGCCGCAGATCCTGGTCGACGACTGGAGCATCCTGGTCCGGCCGCTCGACACGGCCGACCTTATCCGGGCCGCCCTGTGCCAGGATCGGACCGCCGCGGCGCTGACCCTGGCCCATGCCGCGATCGTCTCGGCAACTTGTGAGGGAAAGGCCGTCGCGCCCGACGGACTGCCACCCGCGATCGCCCGCGCGGCCGAAGAAGCTGTCATGGCACTCGACCCCATGGCGGAGACGGTCGTCGACGTTGCCTGCCCTGCCTGCGGCAGCGTGACGCCCCTGGGGTTCGACGTCGGCGCATTCCTTTGGCGCGCGATCGACCAGGCAGCCTGCGGCCTGCTCGATGACGTGGCGACGCTCGCCCGCCGTTACGGCTGGTCCGAGCGGGACGTGCTGGCGATGAGCCCCCACCGACGTCTCCACTATCTTGCCGCGGCCGAGTGATGGGTACCACGCCTCCCCGAGTACTGCGAGAATGGGCCGGCTGCGCCATGGCCCGACGAGGTGGCGCATGACGCTCTTTGCACGTCTTGCCCTGCGTGTTTCGGGTGCGGCCCCCTTGCTGCAGCCCCGCACGGCAGTGCGTTTCGCACCCGCCGTGCCTCTCCACGGAGGCCCTTCCTTCGCCGCGAGCCCTGCCCCCTCGGTCTCAGCCGCCGCCCCCGTCCCCGCGCAACCCGCCGGGCCGGAGGGTCGCGCGCCGGTCACCGCGCCGGCATCAGTCGCGGCGCGCGGTCCAGTCGCCCCGTCACGGCGCGCCTTCGTGCCCGATGCCGCGCCGATGCGCGGCCCGGGCGCGACACCGTCCCGGCACGATGTGCCCGCCGCGCCGCTCGTTGACCGCGCAGTCCATCCCCTCTCGGCCATGCCGGCCGCCACGGCGCCCGCGGCTGACGGCGAACCGAGAGGCGTCGTGGCGGTTTCCCGCGATCCTGTCGCACCGGTTCCGCTTCCGATGGCGCCGGCGCCCACTCCGGCGGCTCCCTTTCGCCCGGCTATCGCCGCGTCCGAAGACGGTGCCGCATCCCCGAATTCAGATCTTCCCGCGCGCGCGCCGCTAGCGACGCCCCCATCGGCGCCCCCATCGGCACCGGGACGCGGTCGCCTGGACCGGATCGCGCCACCCCATGCGGAGCTCGCGACCGTCGTCGAGGTGCGGATCGGCGCGATCGAGGTTCACACCCCGCCCCCGCCAGCGCCCGTGGCGCGCGGGGAAAGTCGCCTGATGTCGCTCGACGCCTACCTCGCCCGAGGGCGGCGCCGATGAGCAACGCCCTCGCCATCGCCTCGGTGACCCGGGTGCTGCAGGATCTCCTGCACTCCGGCCTCGTTTCCTCGGGCATCAGCGGCGCCGTCGGCGGCACGATCACCGTCACCGCGCTGCCGCCGAACCGGATCCTCGGTGAGAGCGGACAGGCGACGGAAACCACGCAGCTCAACCTCTTCCTGCACCAGGTCACCCCGAACTCGGCCTGGAACAACCGGGATCTGCCGACGCGCGACGGCCGCTTCGACCGCGTCGCCGATCCCATGCTCGCGCTCAATCTCGGCTATCTTCTCACCGCCTACACCGAGACGGAACTCCAGGGCGAGATTCTGCTCGGCCACGGCATGCAGCTGCTGCATGAGAACGCCGTGCTGTCGCGCACCTTCATCCGCAACATCCTCGCCAATCCGCCGGGCGGCGGCCTGGGCAGTGCCGCTCTGCAGGCGCTGATGAATTCCGACCTCGCCGACCAGCCGGAACTGATCAGGATACGCCCGCAACCGCTGTCGATGGATGACATGTCGAAGCTGTGGACAGCGTTCCAGACCCAATACCGCATCACGGCCGCCTATGACGTCTCGGTGGTGCTGATCGAGCGGCAGCGGCCGAAGCGGACGCCGCTGCCGGTGCTTTCGCGTGGTGAGCGCAATCCGGAAACGGGCCGCGATGCAGGCATCGCCGTCCAGCCCTCGCTGATCCCGCCGGTGCCGACCCTCGGCGAGATTGTACCGGAACGGCGCATCGCGGCCCGCCTCGGTGACCGCGTGACGCTTCGGGGACACCATCTCGCCGGCGAGGCCATGGCCACCGAATTCGTCGAGGAGCGGAGCCAAAGTGTGCTCCTCCTGCCTGCCAGCCTGCAGGCGGATGGCAGCCTCGGCGTCGACCTGCCCGACCCGCCGTCCCTCGCCGGCCCGCCGCCGCCGCCGCCACCGGCAAGCTCGCCGCTGAATCCGGCGAACTGGCGGATCGGCATCTGGCGCACGGCGGCGGTGATCGAGACGGCCGGGGAGATCTCAAGGACGAACGCACTGCCGCTCGTGCTCGCGCCGCTCGTCCAGCAAATCAGCGCAAACCTCGTTGCTGCCGTCACGACCTTCACGGTCACGGTAAGCCCGCCGGTGCGGCGGGGACAGACGGCGGCGCTCATCGTCGGGACGCGAAGCCTTGGCGCGGCTGCGTTTGCCGGTGCCGCGACCACGACCCTCAGCTTCAGCGGCGGCGGGTTCACGGCCGGGACGACCTTCCCGGTCCGCCTTCGGGTCGACGGGATCGACAGCCTCCTCGTCGACCCGACGGTAACGCCGCCCGTCTTCGACCCGACGCAGGAGGTCGCGATCGCATGAACGCGCCCGATCGCCCGACCCGTAGCGAACTGAACCAGCGCGACCTCGCCGCGCAGCTGGGCCGTATCGAGGCGCTGCTGCAGCGGGCACTGGAGCGCGCGGAAGGCGCCAGTGCGGCGGATGTACCGGATGTACCGGATGTCGCGCCGGATCCGGCCGGGATGGTGGCGCGACTTGCGGCGATCTTCCGCCTGTCGGATTTCGAACGCGACATCCTGCTGCTCTGTGCCGCTCCCGAGCTCAGCTCCCGGGCCGGCGAGCTCTGCGCGCGGCTGCACGGGGACCCGCAGCGCCGCTTTCCGACCCTGGCGATGGCGCTCGCGGTGCTGCCGCACCCGCACTGGAGCGCCCTCGCCCCACACGAGCCCCTGCGTCGCTGGCACCTCGTCGTCCTCGTCCGCGACGGGTCGCTGACCGACGCGCCGCTCGCCCTCGATGAGCGCATTCTGCACGCCTTGGCCGGCGTCGGAGGAATCGACGAGCGCCTCTCGCACCTGCTCGAACGGGTGGCCGCGTCGGGGCGTCTCTCCCCGTCGCACGCGACCGTCGCCGAGCGGATCGGTGCGCTGTGGGCGCCGACGCTCGAACACATCCCGATGATCGAGCTGATCGGGCCGGACGCCGAGGCAAAATTCGCCATCGCCGCCACGGCAGGCCAGTCGCTCGGCCTCTCGACCTTTCGCATGCGCGCCGAGGATATTCCCGCCACATCGGCAGAGAGGACCACGATCGCCCGGATCGTCGGACGCGAGCTCGCGCTCGCCGAAGCCGTGCTGGTGCTCGATTCGGGCGCGGCCCGCGACCGCTCGGACCGGGTGATCGCGCATTTTGCCGCAAGCATTCCGGGCCCGGTCATCCTTGCGCTCGAAGAGCCGCTGTCCGATGCCACGCCGCGCCGGATCCGCCTCGACGTCGCCGCGATGTCGGAAGAGGAGAACCGTGCCGCCTGGTTCGACGCGCTCGGCCCCGGCCATCCGGAGGTCGATCGGCTCGCCGCATCCTTCCGGCTCGATGGCGCACAGATCGCCGCGGCGGTGGCGAATGCCGAGGTCGGCAGCACGGGCGATGTCGGGACGCGGCTGTGGAATGCCTGCCGGCTCGGCGCCCGACGCCGGCTCGACGACCTCGCGCAGCGGATCGACGCGCGCGCGACCTGGGACGACCTCGTGCTGCCGGCGCCGCAGGTGGCGACGCTGCGCCAGGTCGCGATGCACGTCCGACATTCGGGAACGGTCTATCGCCACTGGGGATTTGCCGAGAAGGCGAACCGGGGGCTTGGGATCGCGGCTCTGTTTGCCGGTCCCTCCGGCACTGGCAAGACCATGGCCGCGGAAGTGCTGGCAAACGAGATCGCGCTCGACCTCTACCGCATCGACCTCAGCCAGGTGGTCAGCAAGTATATCGGCGAGACGGAAAAGAACCTCCGCCGCATCTTCGACGCCGCCGAAACCGGCGGCGCCATCCTCTTGTTCGACGAGGCCGACGCGCTGTTCGGCAAGCGCTCGGAGGTGAAGGACAGCCACGACCGCTACGCCAATATCGAGGTCAGCTATCTCCTGCAGCGCATGGAGGCCTATCGCGGCCTCGCGATCCTGACCACCAACCTCAAGACGGCGATCGACCAGGCCTTCATGCGCCGCATCCGCTTCCTCGTGCACTTCCCGTTCCCCGAGGCAGCACAGCGGGCGGAAATCTGGCGTCGCATCTTTCCGCAGGAGACGCCGACGGCCGGCCTCGACCATGCGCGCCTTGGCCAGTTGACGATCACCGGCGGCAATATCCGCAATGTCGCGCTCAATGCCGCCTTCCTCGCCGCGGACCGGGGCGCGCCGGTATCGATGGACGACATCCGCCGCTCGGCGCTGGCGGAATACGCCAAGATCGAGAAGCCGATGACCAGCACCGAACTCGGAGGCTGGTCATGAGCCGCCGCGTGATCTTGGACATCGGACGCATCGTCGTGCAGGGGCCGGCCCCGGCCGATCCCGTCGCCTTCCGCAAGGCCGTCGAACGCGCGGTCGCCCGGCACATCGCCGCGGCGGGCCCGGGCGCGATCGAGGGCGGTCGGCACAAGGGCGGCCGCATCGACCTGTCGACCGGCGAGCCGGCGCCGCTCGGGCGCGCGATCGCCGCCTTCGCTTTGGGGAGGCCGCGATGAGCGCCGCCCGTCTTGCCCTCGTCCCGAGCCCGGCGGTGCCGCCGAAGACCACCGTCACCCCGGCCACGCTGGCGGTACAGCGCAAATGTGCGACTTGCGAACACGAGGACAGGCTGCAACGTCGCCCGCGCGCCGGGCAGGCCGGCGGGCCGCTGGCGCGTCTTGGGGAGCGGCTCGAAGGAGCGGTGCAGCCGAAGCTGCGGATCAACGCGCCGGGGGACCGTTACGAGCAGGAGGCCGACCGCCTCGCCGACCTCGCCTTCGCCGGCCCGCCGCAATTTGCCCTGCCGCGGTTCGACGCCATCGGCCTGACGGCGCCGGCCTCGTCGCTGGGAATGGGGGTCACGCCGCTGCAGCGCCATGTCGATCCGGCGGCAGAGCGGACGATTGTTCAGCGCGACGCCGAGGACGTGGTGCCGGACGTCGCCGACAGGGACGACGAGGGCATGATGCAGATGCGCCGCAGCGTCGCCGCGCCGGCGATGGAGCATGCCGCGGACGCGTCGCCGACGTTTGAACGCGAGGTGGAGACGGCGCGCGCAAACGGCGATCGACTGCCGCCGGCGCTGCGCAGCGACCTGGAAAGCCGGCTGGGTGTCGATCTGTCGCGGGTCCGGATCCACACCGACCAGCGAGCGGCCCGTCTCGCCGCGTCGGTCGACGCGCTTGCCTTCACCGTTGGCAGCCATGTCTGGTTCGGCGCCGGCCGTTTCGATCCGGCCTCCGACACCGGGCGACGCCTTCTCGCGCACGAGCTCGTGCACACGCTGCAACAGGAACCGGCGCAGATCCGGCCGGCCCAGGTCCCTGCCGCACCGCTTGCGCAGAGACCGGCGGGCAACGGCTTGGACGGCGGTCCGGCCGAGACGGCAGTCGCCGCCGCCGAGCCGGGCCTGGTGCAGCGTGCCGACACCTTCGTTCCGGAAGGCCTGCCGTCGGGCGAGGACATTCACCAAAGCGTTCTCGGCCGGATCGCCAGCGACGGGAAGAACGGCAACCTGTTCACCGAAGTGCGCATTCCCGGTGCCAGCAAGTCGGCGGTCGGGGCCGACCGGACCGGCCGCGCCGATCTCTACATGGTCGAGAGCGGCGAGAAGACGACGATTGCGGTCAACATGGATGCCGGCGAACCCGTGGCGTTCGCCTCCCACAAGGATCTTCGACGGGGTGGCGCGGCCTTCTCGCACGCGACGCTCGGCGCCCCCAAGGGCGCGAAGAAGGGCGGCTCGGACTGCGGCGTCGACGCCAACAACAAGAGCAAGAAGGTCTGCCGGCTGGACATGGTGCCGAAGGACATCCGCTTCGGCGACCTGAAGCCACCGGCGCCGGTGGAGATCCTGCTCGGCAAGGGCCAGATCTCGAACTATCGCAAGGGCGTCGCCAACACGGCATCGGCGCTGAACACCTTCATCACCCAGAACCCGACCCTCGCCGATCCGGAAAAGACCGCGCTCGGGCAGCCCATTCAGTGGACGCCCGATACCGGCACGATCGACGAGAAGGCGATCACGATTCCTCCGTCGGTCGCCTTCGGCACCGAGAACAAGTTTCCGAAAGTGCCGCTGCGGCTCTATCGCGGCCTGAAGCGCGACGATCCGATCTCCGGCCTGAAAGGCCAGATCGCCGTCTACAAGGACAAGGAAGCCGGGATCTGGGCCTATGAATGGATCCCGACCGAAATCCCTGTGTCGGTGAAGGCGCCGACTTCGTCGAAAAGCTTCAAGGATGCCGTCGAGCGGATCAACGAGCTGATCGGCGATCTCACCGCGCCGCCCGAGAAAACGGGAATGGGCAAGTTCGCCCGCCGCAGACGTTCCCCTGCAGACGGGCGGATCGTCGCGCCGCAGATTCGCGTGCAGCGCAAGGGCACGCGCAGCTTCGATCCGGTCGAGTGGCCAAAACAGTATGGCGACTGGAAGACGAGCGCCAAGCCGCTGATCGAGACCGACGCCGGCGCGGTTCCACGCGTCACCTCGGCGATCGTCGAGGTCAAGGAGCGTTCGAAACTTCCGCTTTCGCTGCCGCAGAGCTTCGACAAGACGGCCAAAGACTACCGCAAGCTCGAACGCTGGAGCACCTGGGGCGGCGTATTCGGCCGGCTGCGCAGGGCGCTCGGTCCGCTCTTCGTCAAGTTTACCCGGTTCTACGAGAAGGCCCGCGACAAGTTCGAGGAGTTGCGCAGGTCGAAGGCGGAGTCAAAACCCGGCAGTGGCATCTTCGGGGCGATCCTGCGCGGCGCCTTCAAGATCGCGACGAACTTCGTCAGGGTGATCATCCAGCGGGTCGCGGCCAATATGAAGACTGCGCTGACGACCGCCGGCAAAGTGCTGTTCGACGATTTCTTCCAGGACACCTTCGTCGAGAAGCTGATCGAGGCGAAGACCGACCTTGAGGCGAAAGTCGCAGAAATCGAGGCGGAGGCGCAGGGCGCCGTCGACGACAAGATCAACGCGATCATCAAGCCCTACGAAGAGAAGATCAACTTCATCACCACCCTCGCCCAGGAGCTTGGCGACCTCAACAGCCTCGTCAGCAAGGTCCGATGGGGAGCAAGGGTGATTCAGTGCCTGACGCCGCCGGGTGTCGGCTGCCTCAAGCTGATCCTGCAGGAGGCGGCGGAGAAGGTGCTGGAGATGGTCGCCGGGACCTGCTGGTTCCAGCAGAACTTCATCGTGCCGATCTTCAAGAAAATCTCGTTCTTCACGTCCTTGCCGCGCACGCTCAGCGACTTTCTGATCGGCAAGATCAAGGAGATGCTGCCGTTCGACGCGGCGCTGAAGGAAAAGATGTTCCCGAAGCAGGATGTCTCCGTCGCTCTCAGCAACAAGGACATCGACTGCGAGTCGCACCCCATCACCAAGGAGCAGCGCGAGCTCAACCTTCTGTTCGACGCCTATGGCCCGCAGAAGGTTCGCGACCTGATCAAGCTCCTGGAGAAGGGTGGCGTGGACGAGAAGAGGGCCATTTCGATGGCGGAGATCGCCAAGCTGCGCGGCCTGCTCGAGAAGATGAAGAAGGGCGAGCTGACGCAGCAGCAGATCAAGGACGCGCTCGCCAGGCACGACCCGGCGAAGGGTTTTGGCAATCCGGCCATCGACGGGGTAGTGACCACGCTGAAGGGCAGCGGCGGCGCGGCCACGGGCCCCGCGACAGCGGGTGGTGGCACGTCCAGTGGTACCGCGCCGGCAGGTGGCGGGACGACTGGTGGCGGGACGCCGGGCACGGGCGGCGGCGGGGCGTCGCAGGCGCGGCGGGTCGCGGCCAAGGACGCGGTTCCGACGTTCAAGGGCGACGGCACGTCAAACTGTGCCCAGATCGACGTCGACGGCGGCCATGTCGACGACAAGAACGGTCAGGAAACGAAGATCAGCCTCCATGGCTGGGCCAACAGCACCTATGTCGGCGAGATCTACGATGTGCCTGCCACGGTCGCGAGCGTCACCGACCGGGACGATGCGGCCGGCAAGCGGCGCATCATCAGGTACAGGCTGAAGCAGGGGGCCCAGTTCAAGCACAAGGTCGCCGGGTGCAAGGATTTCGGCTACGCGGCCGGCACCGAGGCACCGCAGACCTTCGAGCTCGCGCCGGCCCCGGCAAAGGCGGCGGCGCCATGAGCGCGCGCGCCGCCCGTCGCCTGTTGCGCCGCCGGGGCACGTCCGCCGGGCCGGTCGCCGTGCCGGCCATCGTCAACCGCGTGCTCTCCCGGACCGGCCAACCGCTCGACGCGGCGACCCGCGCGCATTTCGAGCCACGCTTCGGGCACGATTTCTCGAAAGTCCGCATCCATGCCGATGCGGAGGCCGGGCAGTCCGCCGCGGCGGTCAGCGCAGATGCCTATGCCTATCGCCAGGATATCGTCTTCGCGCCCAACCGTTACGCGCCAACGACGATCGCCGGGCGGACCCTCCTGGCGCACGAACTCGCCCATGTCGTGCAGGACGCCGGCATGCCGACCGCCGGCCCGCCCGTCGCGACGACGGCGCCATCGGACGCCGCCGAGCGCGCCGCGGATCAGGCGGCCTCGATGGCGCTCTCCGGCGGCTTGCCGACCTCGGCTCTACCGCCCCTGACGGGCAAGCCGGCCGGTGGGCGTCTGCATCGCCAGTTCGCCGGCTGTGCCGACATGCTGGCGGAACCGAACCAGAGCATGCTCTCGGGCAGTCTCGTACACCGCCTCATCGGGGTGCACTTCGCGGCGACCGCGAAGGGCGCCGTCGCCGTCGCGATTCCCGGCGGATCCGCCGGGCCGCTGCGGTCGATGGGACTCTGCGGCGGCGACGACAAGGTCATCAACCCGCAACTCGTCGGCGGCATGAGCGGCGCGGGCTTCCCAGACCTGGCGCGGATCACCCCGGGCGGCATTCTTCAGGTGGCGGAGATCAAGCCGGCGACGACAGAATGCCTGATCGACGGCGAAGAACAGCTGATGCGCTATATCGACCAGGGCAATGCGCGCGACGACGGCCAGACAGCGTGGCGCGCCTCGCGGGGCATCAGCGTCGTCTCGCCGATGTTGCCGGGCGCCTATACTCCGCCGACCATCGCCTTGCCGGGCTTCGTCATTCGGACCGCCTGGTGCGGGCCGGGCTTGATGGCCTACAACGTGAAGCGGCATGGGCGCGTGCCCGTGCCGGCGACCCGCCGGGTCGGCGTCCGCGAGCGCAACCGCGAGCGGGTCCGGATCGAGGCCGACCCGCGGCTCGTGCCCGTCGTCGTCGGCGCCGGGGCGACTGCCGCCGTCGTGGTCGCGGGCCGGGCCCTGTGGCCGCATTTCTGGCGGGTGGTGGCGACGCGCTTCGCCATCCGCGGTACCGCCATGCTCGCCCTCTCGGCCGCGGACGGCCCCTTGCCGGTCGGCGAGCTTCTGAGCCTCGGCATCGCCCTCGTCACCGTCGCGCAGATCGCCTCCGACTGGAACGATCTGTGGCGAGA
Coding sequences within it:
- a CDS encoding phage tail protein, with protein sequence MAQFSINAQRFDPYKNFKFRVKWDGRYVAGISKVGALKRSTEVVEHREGGDPSTGRKSPGRTKYEAITLERGVTHDSEFEKWANKIWNFGSGLGAEASLKDFRKDIIIEVYNEAGQLALAYKVFRCWVSEYQALPDLDANANAVAIQTLKLENEGWERDTAVVEPSEPTFSEPA
- a CDS encoding DUF4255 domain-containing protein, encoding MSNALAIASVTRVLQDLLHSGLVSSGISGAVGGTITVTALPPNRILGESGQATETTQLNLFLHQVTPNSAWNNRDLPTRDGRFDRVADPMLALNLGYLLTAYTETELQGEILLGHGMQLLHENAVLSRTFIRNILANPPGGGLGSAALQALMNSDLADQPELIRIRPQPLSMDDMSKLWTAFQTQYRITAAYDVSVVLIERQRPKRTPLPVLSRGERNPETGRDAGIAVQPSLIPPVPTLGEIVPERRIAARLGDRVTLRGHHLAGEAMATEFVEERSQSVLLLPASLQADGSLGVDLPDPPSLAGPPPPPPPASSPLNPANWRIGIWRTAAVIETAGEISRTNALPLVLAPLVQQISANLVAAVTTFTVTVSPPVRRGQTAALIVGTRSLGAAAFAGAATTTLSFSGGGFTAGTTFPVRLRVDGIDSLLVDPTVTPPVFDPTQEVAIA
- a CDS encoding ATP-binding protein; its protein translation is MNAPDRPTRSELNQRDLAAQLGRIEALLQRALERAEGASAADVPDVPDVAPDPAGMVARLAAIFRLSDFERDILLLCAAPELSSRAGELCARLHGDPQRRFPTLAMALAVLPHPHWSALAPHEPLRRWHLVVLVRDGSLTDAPLALDERILHALAGVGGIDERLSHLLERVAASGRLSPSHATVAERIGALWAPTLEHIPMIELIGPDAEAKFAIAATAGQSLGLSTFRMRAEDIPATSAERTTIARIVGRELALAEAVLVLDSGAARDRSDRVIAHFAASIPGPVILALEEPLSDATPRRIRLDVAAMSEEENRAAWFDALGPGHPEVDRLAASFRLDGAQIAAAVANAEVGSTGDVGTRLWNACRLGARRRLDDLAQRIDARATWDDLVLPAPQVATLRQVAMHVRHSGTVYRHWGFAEKANRGLGIAALFAGPSGTGKTMAAEVLANEIALDLYRIDLSQVVSKYIGETEKNLRRIFDAAETGGAILLFDEADALFGKRSEVKDSHDRYANIEVSYLLQRMEAYRGLAILTTNLKTAIDQAFMRRIRFLVHFPFPEAAQRAEIWRRIFPQETPTAGLDHARLGQLTITGGNIRNVALNAAFLAADRGAPVSMDDIRRSALAEYAKIEKPMTSTELGGWS
- a CDS encoding DUF4157 domain-containing protein; this encodes MSAARLALVPSPAVPPKTTVTPATLAVQRKCATCEHEDRLQRRPRAGQAGGPLARLGERLEGAVQPKLRINAPGDRYEQEADRLADLAFAGPPQFALPRFDAIGLTAPASSLGMGVTPLQRHVDPAAERTIVQRDAEDVVPDVADRDDEGMMQMRRSVAAPAMEHAADASPTFEREVETARANGDRLPPALRSDLESRLGVDLSRVRIHTDQRAARLAASVDALAFTVGSHVWFGAGRFDPASDTGRRLLAHELVHTLQQEPAQIRPAQVPAAPLAQRPAGNGLDGGPAETAVAAAEPGLVQRADTFVPEGLPSGEDIHQSVLGRIASDGKNGNLFTEVRIPGASKSAVGADRTGRADLYMVESGEKTTIAVNMDAGEPVAFASHKDLRRGGAAFSHATLGAPKGAKKGGSDCGVDANNKSKKVCRLDMVPKDIRFGDLKPPAPVEILLGKGQISNYRKGVANTASALNTFITQNPTLADPEKTALGQPIQWTPDTGTIDEKAITIPPSVAFGTENKFPKVPLRLYRGLKRDDPISGLKGQIAVYKDKEAGIWAYEWIPTEIPVSVKAPTSSKSFKDAVERINELIGDLTAPPEKTGMGKFARRRRSPADGRIVAPQIRVQRKGTRSFDPVEWPKQYGDWKTSAKPLIETDAGAVPRVTSAIVEVKERSKLPLSLPQSFDKTAKDYRKLERWSTWGGVFGRLRRALGPLFVKFTRFYEKARDKFEELRRSKAESKPGSGIFGAILRGAFKIATNFVRVIIQRVAANMKTALTTAGKVLFDDFFQDTFVEKLIEAKTDLEAKVAEIEAEAQGAVDDKINAIIKPYEEKINFITTLAQELGDLNSLVSKVRWGARVIQCLTPPGVGCLKLILQEAAEKVLEMVAGTCWFQQNFIVPIFKKISFFTSLPRTLSDFLIGKIKEMLPFDAALKEKMFPKQDVSVALSNKDIDCESHPITKEQRELNLLFDAYGPQKVRDLIKLLEKGGVDEKRAISMAEIAKLRGLLEKMKKGELTQQQIKDALARHDPAKGFGNPAIDGVVTTLKGSGGAATGPATAGGGTSSGTAPAGGGTTGGGTPGTGGGGASQARRVAAKDAVPTFKGDGTSNCAQIDVDGGHVDDKNGQETKISLHGWANSTYVGEIYDVPATVASVTDRDDAAGKRRIIRYRLKQGAQFKHKVAGCKDFGYAAGTEAPQTFELAPAPAKAAAP
- a CDS encoding DUF4157 domain-containing protein, whose amino-acid sequence is MSARAARRLLRRRGTSAGPVAVPAIVNRVLSRTGQPLDAATRAHFEPRFGHDFSKVRIHADAEAGQSAAAVSADAYAYRQDIVFAPNRYAPTTIAGRTLLAHELAHVVQDAGMPTAGPPVATTAPSDAAERAADQAASMALSGGLPTSALPPLTGKPAGGRLHRQFAGCADMLAEPNQSMLSGSLVHRLIGVHFAATAKGAVAVAIPGGSAGPLRSMGLCGGDDKVINPQLVGGMSGAGFPDLARITPGGILQVAEIKPATTECLIDGEEQLMRYIDQGNARDDGQTAWRASRGISVVSPMLPGAYTPPTIALPGFVIRTAWCGPGLMAYNVKRHGRVPVPATRRVGVRERNRERVRIEADPRLVPVVVGAGATAAVVVAGRALWPHFWRVVATRFAIRGTAMLALSAADGPLPVGELLSLGIALVTVAQIASDWNDLWREADAVASREGA